The following coding sequences are from one Triticum dicoccoides isolate Atlit2015 ecotype Zavitan chromosome 4A, WEW_v2.0, whole genome shotgun sequence window:
- the LOC119290057 gene encoding 1-aminocyclopropane-1-carboxylate oxidase homolog 1-like, with protein sequence MASSVVVDNSQREMEIKAFHESKAGVKGLVDAGVTKLPSMFIHPPEDLLSYSLPQEEEDDEHLHKIRSLQFPVIDLTGFDTDSSESRKEIVEEIRNAAESWGFFQLVNHGIPRGVMEGIQRGVRAFHELPQEEKAKWYSRDFSRKVNFFSFHGDLSAATPADWRDTLSCKTLQDPESFQEIPQICREEVKEYMEGNDGVVMKLSELFSEALGLASDYLAGTRCFNARSMACHYFPICPEPHLTMGGTKHTDLGFLTLLLQDSVGGLQVLHQDVWIDVPPVKGALLANIADMMQIITNGKFKSVEHRVVLRPTVEPRISIACFLSTDDLDRPYGPIKELLSEDNKPIYDQVIFGEYMKKYKL encoded by the exons ATGGCATCGTCAGTTGTGGTGGACAACAGCCAGCGTGAGATGGAGATCAAAGCCTTCCACGAAAGCAAAGCCGGCGTCAAAGGCCTCGTCGACGCCGGTGTCACCAAGCTTCCCTCCATGTTCATACATCCTCCAGAGGATCTTCTCAGCTATTCCctccctcaagaagaagaagacgacgagCATCTTCACAAGATTCGCAGCCTTCAGTTCCCCGTGATCGATCTCACCGGGTTTGATACTGATTCCTCGGAGAGCCGAAAGGAGATCGTGGAGGAGATAAGGAACGCGGCAGAGTCATGGGGATTCTTTCAGCTGGTGAACCATGGGATTCCTCGTGGCGTAATGGAGGGAATCCAGAGAGGAGTCCGAGCTTTCCATGAGCTTCCTCAGGAGGAGAAAGCAAAGTGGTACTCGCGCGACTTTTCTCGCAAGGTTAACTTCTTCAGCTTTCATGGAGATCTCAGCGCAGCAACTCCGGCCGACTGGAGAGATACCTTATCTTGCAAGACTCTACAAGACCCCGAAAGCTTTCAAGAAATACCACAAATCTGCAG AGAAGAAGTGAAGGAGTACATGGAAGGCAACGATGGAGTTGTGATGAAGTTGTCTGAGTTATTTTCGGAAGCTTTAGGTCTTGCAAGTGATTATCTAGCAGGCACAAGATGCTTCAATGCAAGGTCAATGGCGTGTCACTATTTCCCGATATGTCCCGAGCCACATTTGACCATGGGTGGGACCAAGCATACTGACCTCGGGTTCCTCACCTTGCTCCTCCAAGATAGTGTCGGCGGCCTTCAAGTTCTTCATCAAGATGTTTGGATTGATGTTCCTCCTGTCAAGGGTGCTTTGCTCGCCAATATTGCTGACATGATGCAG ATTATTACAAACGGGAAGTTCAAGAGCGTGGAGCATCGAGTTGTGCTGAGACCAACTGTAGAGCCACGTATCTCAATTGCATGCTTTCTAAGCACTGATGATCTTGATAGGCCATATGGGCCGATAAAGGAGCTTTTATCAGAAGACAATAAGCCCATTTATGACCAAGTCATATTCGGTGAATACATGAAGAAGTATAAACTATAA